One part of the Glycine max cultivar Williams 82 chromosome 14, Glycine_max_v4.0, whole genome shotgun sequence genome encodes these proteins:
- the LOC100305631 gene encoding uncharacterized protein isoform X1 produces MEKGKGVMGSGGRRWGVDFSDNSTSRDIPDPPGFCRTSLDQDDSTLSRQKKDAESNWKAQKAWEVAQAPMKNLLMMGFMMWMAGSTVHLFSIGITFSALWQPISALQSVGKMFEGMEGVFCSIFCNSFSSGMGDAFNFLCSNSFDVRCSSCTLVNMLFIVFLVFRFISIFLA; encoded by the exons ATGGAGAAGGGAAAGGGAGTGATGGGATCGGGAGGACGAAGATGGGGCGTTGACTTCTCCGACAATTCCACTTCTCGCGATATTCCCGATCCTCCCGGTTTCTGTCGCACTTCTCTCGATCAG GACGATTCAACGCTCAGTCGCCAGAAGAAGGACGCTGAATCCAACTGGAAAGCCCAG AAAGCTTGGGAGGTAGCACAAGCCCCTATGAAGAATTTGCTAATGATGGGGTTCATGATGTGGATGGCTGGTAGCACAGTCCACTTGTTCAGCATTGGGATCACTTTCTCAGCCCTTTGGCAACCCATCAGTGCCCTACAGAGTGTCGGAAAGA TGTTTGAGGGCATGGAAGGAGTATTTTGTAGCATCTTCTGCAATTCATTCTCTTCTGGAATGGGTGATGCTTTTAACTTCCTTTGTTCCAATTCCTTTGACGTAAGGTGTTCTAGTTGCACATTAGTAAATATGCTTTTCATAGTATTTTTGGTTTTTAGGTTTATAAGTATCTTTTTGGCTTGA
- the LOC100305631 gene encoding uncharacterized protein LOC100305631, whose amino-acid sequence MEKGKGVMGSGGRRWGVDFSDNSTSRDIPDPPGFCRTSLDQDDSTLSRQKKDAESNWKAQKAWEVAQAPMKNLLMMGFMMWMAGSTVHLFSIGITFSALWQPISALQSVGKMFEPYKDNKVELLGPKLLFIALNLGGLALGVWKLNALGLLPTHTSDWVSSLAPAQEVEFSGGGVNLG is encoded by the exons ATGGAGAAGGGAAAGGGAGTGATGGGATCGGGAGGACGAAGATGGGGCGTTGACTTCTCCGACAATTCCACTTCTCGCGATATTCCCGATCCTCCCGGTTTCTGTCGCACTTCTCTCGATCAG GACGATTCAACGCTCAGTCGCCAGAAGAAGGACGCTGAATCCAACTGGAAAGCCCAG AAAGCTTGGGAGGTAGCACAAGCCCCTATGAAGAATTTGCTAATGATGGGGTTCATGATGTGGATGGCTGGTAGCACAGTCCACTTGTTCAGCATTGGGATCACTTTCTCAGCCCTTTGGCAACCCATCAGTGCCCTACAGAGTGTCGGAAAGA TGTTTGAGCCCTACAAAGACAATAAGGTGGAGCTTCTTGGACCTAAGTTGTTATTCATAGCCCTTAATTTGGGCGGCCTGGCACTAGGTGTTTGGAAG CTCAATGCATTGGGGCTTCTTCCTACACACACATCAGACTGGGTCTCATCCTTGGCACCTGCTCAG GAGGTGGAGTTTTCAGGTGGGGGTGTTAATTTGGGGTGA